GGTCGTCGGCGAGACCTCGGGCGTCGAGTTGTTCGAGGGTGCGGGCATGCAGGACGAAGGCCCGGGAGAGGTTGCTGATCCGATGCGGGCGCTTCTCGACGAGGGTGACGGGGACGCCGGCGGTCGCCAGGTCACCGGCGAGGAGAAGACCGGTGGGGCCCGAGCCGACCACGATCACGGGGGTGGCGTTCATGGTGACCTCCTACTGTCAACGCTTGTTGGCCAACGATTGTTTGCCAACGCTTGTTGACGAAGGTACGGCGACTCCGGCCCGACGTCAACACTTGTTGGCCTACATCCGTTGGCATACGCTTGTCGATATGAACGGCAGCAAGAACGGCAGCACCGGCGGCAAGGGCGGCAGCACGGCTCCCGGAGTCGACGACCGGGCCGACCCCCCGCGGCGTCGCTCCGACGTCACCCGCGACGCGATCCTCACCGCGGCCCGCGAGCGCTTCGCCGCCGACGGCTACGAACGGGCCACCATCCGCGCCATCGCCAAGGACGCGAACATCGACCCCTCGATGGTGATGCGCTACTACGTCAACAAGGAGGGCCTGTTCGCGGCGGCCGTCTCCGTCGACCTGAGGCTGCCGGAGCCCGGCTCACCGCCCGGGGACGACATCGGCCGGGCGCTCGTGTCGCACTTCCTCGACATGTGGGAGGAGAACGAGGTGCTCACCGCGCTCCTACGGGTCGGCGCGACCAATCAGGCGGGGGCCGAGCGCATGCAGGGCATCTTCCGGGAACAGGTGATGCCGGTCACCCTGCGGGTGTGCCCGGACCCGGAACAGGCCCCGGCGCGGGCCGCACTGGCCGCCACGCAGTTGCTGGGGCTGGCGCTGACCCGGTACGTGCTGCGCTTCCCGCCGACGGTGGCGCTGGCCCGCGAGGAGATCGTGGCGTGGCTGGCACCGACGCTCCAGCGATACCTCACGTCCCCGAGCCCCTGACCGGACGCCGGACATGCCGAAGGCGCCAGCCTCGCCCACGTGCGCCCGAGTCGCGTACGTGTGGCGGGGTCGGCGCCCCAGTCGCGTGAGGTCAGGCCTTGGAGGTGGCCTTGGGCTTGCTCTTGGGGGCGAGCACACGGTGCTCAGCCTTGGACTTGTCGAGGACCATCACCAGGCCGGCGATGATCCCGAACAGCACGAGCGGGGCCACGACGAAGAGGCCCAGCGTGTCGATGACGCTCAGACCCGAACCGGGGTCGTCGCCGTCGTCGCGGGTCAGCGCCGAGGCGGGGACCGACATGAGCAGCATCATCAGCGTCGTACCGGCAGCCAGGGCGCCGGCGCGCAGGGCGTTCTTCTTGTCCACGGGGCCAAAGTATCCAACGTCGGTTCGGGACGCGCGGCCGGGGTGCCGTACGAGGTGCGGGCGACGCAGGGGCGGCACGGGGCTCCACCGCCGTGCGGCGCGGGCGCACGGACGCGACCGGCGCCACCGGCCGTAGGAGCGAAGCGAGGCGCCCCGTCCCTACGGCGCCCGCAGTACCTCCACCAGCGCGTGCAGGCGGGCCGAGGCCGCCAGGTCCTCCAGCGTCATCACGCGCCCGTCCCCGTCGGCGATCGGCAGCCGCCAGTTCGGATACTGGTCCCACGTACCCGGCAGGTTCTGCGGCCGGCGGTCGCCCACCGTGTCCGGGAGCCAGATGCCCACCATCCGGGCCGGAGTGCGCAGCAGGAACCGGTGGACGGCCTGGATCTGGGCCTCCTCCGAGGAGGGGTCGGCGCCGCCGCCCGTGCCGTGCAGGAGGCCGAGGCGGGCCAGCAGCTCCAGCCACTCCCCCGCGTCCGCCGCCGCCTCCGCGCGCTCCTCGTCCAGCGGGCGGGTCAACAGGCCCAGGCTGTCCCGGAGTTCGACGTGTTCCCCGGTGAGGCGGGATGCCGTGGGCGGCAGGTCGTGGGTGGTCGCCGTGGCCAGGCAGTCCGCGCGCCAGCGTTCGGGGGGCAGGGGGCGGCCGTCGCCCTCCCAGTCCCGTTCGAACCACAGCACCGACGTGCCGAGCACCCCGCGCTCGCGCAGGACCTCACGGACGCCGGGTTCGACCGTGCCGAGGTCCTCGCCGATCACCACCGCCCCGGCCCGCGTCGCCTCCAGGACGAGTACGGCGAGCATGGCCTCGGCGTCGTAGCGGACGTAGGTGCCCTCGGTGGGCGGGTGTCCCTGCGGGACCCACCAGAGCCGGAACAGGCCCATGACGTGGTCGATGCGGAGTGCGCCGGCGTACCGGAAGAGGGCCCTCAGCAACTGCCGGTACGGCTCGTACCCCGACTCCGCCAGCCGGTCGGGGCGCCAGGGCGGCAGCCCCCAGTCCTGGCCGCGCGCGTTGAAGGCGTCCGGCGGTGCGCCGACCGACATGCCGGGCGCGAAGTACGCCTGCTGGGCCCATGCGTCCGCGCCCCCGGGGTGCACGCCGACCGCGAGGTCGTGGACGAGGCCCACCGCCATCCCCGACTCCCGGGCGGCGCGCTGGGCCGCGGTGAGCTGGCTCTCGGTGAGCCAGGCGAGGCGGCAGTGGAAGTCGACGCGGCCCAGCAACTCGGCGCGGGCGCGGGCCGTTTCGGCGGAACGGGGGTCGCGGAGACCGGCCGGCCAGCGGCTCGGGTCCGAGCCGTGCAGCTCCGCCAGCGCGCACCAGGTCGCGTGGTCCTCCAGCGCCTCGCCGCCCTCGGCGAGATAGTCGGCGTAGGCGGCACGGCGGCCGGGTCCGAGCGGGACCTCGCGGACGAGTTCCAGCGCCTCGCGCTTCAGCTCCCACACCGCGTCCCGGTCGATCAACGCACCCTTCTGCAGCACCGATTCACGCAGCAGCTCGGCCCGTTCGCGCA
This is a stretch of genomic DNA from Streptomyces sp. NBC_00285. It encodes these proteins:
- a CDS encoding TetR/AcrR family transcriptional regulator, whose protein sequence is MNGSKNGSTGGKGGSTAPGVDDRADPPRRRSDVTRDAILTAARERFAADGYERATIRAIAKDANIDPSMVMRYYVNKEGLFAAAVSVDLRLPEPGSPPGDDIGRALVSHFLDMWEENEVLTALLRVGATNQAGAERMQGIFREQVMPVTLRVCPDPEQAPARAALAATQLLGLALTRYVLRFPPTVALAREEIVAWLAPTLQRYLTSPSP
- the malQ gene encoding 4-alpha-glucanotransferase, with translation MAVPPGPELSRLAESYGVATSYQPAPDRTVAASATAVTLALAALGVDAADPAAALAARERELSERLLPPTVVCWSGSAPAFVAALPEGTRLRIETEQGETRAAADQLPPGVHRLTVTAPDGRIDDAHLIVAPPRLPAPPGRSYGLLVQLYSLLSHRSWGMGDLGDLAELTSWAGRALGAGFVQVNPLHAAVPGAPTDPSPYRPSSRRFPDPVHLRIEDIPEYTQVTDAGRLGAVRERAELLRESVLQKGALIDRDAVWELKREALELVREVPLGPGRRAAYADYLAEGGEALEDHATWCALAELHGSDPSRWPAGLRDPRSAETARARAELLGRVDFHCRLAWLTESQLTAAQRAARESGMAVGLVHDLAVGVHPGGADAWAQQAYFAPGMSVGAPPDAFNARGQDWGLPPWRPDRLAESGYEPYRQLLRALFRYAGALRIDHVMGLFRLWWVPQGHPPTEGTYVRYDAEAMLAVLVLEATRAGAVVIGEDLGTVEPGVREVLRERGVLGTSVLWFERDWEGDGRPLPPERWRADCLATATTHDLPPTASRLTGEHVELRDSLGLLTRPLDEERAEAAADAGEWLELLARLGLLHGTGGGADPSSEEAQIQAVHRFLLRTPARMVGIWLPDTVGDRRPQNLPGTWDQYPNWRLPIADGDGRVMTLEDLAASARLHALVEVLRAP